From one Sesamum indicum cultivar Zhongzhi No. 13 linkage group LG13, S_indicum_v1.0, whole genome shotgun sequence genomic stretch:
- the LOC105176477 gene encoding acyl-coenzyme A oxidase 2, peroxisomal, translating into MESHEPKTSNSTAEEDGCSNWDRAVVARRVERLFLHLNPPPEFSDGVELARCAGRAKSDVNTEQLSKYMRGKYRDVQQKVYDYFNSRPELQTPLEISKDEHRELCMRQLMGLVREAGIRPFRYVVEEPAKYFAILEAVGSVDMSLGIKMGVQYSLWGGSVLNLGTKKHRDKYFEGIDNVEYPGCFAMTELHHGSNVQGLQTVATFDPIKDEFIIDTPNDGAIKWWIGNAAVHGKFATVFAKLMLPTHDTKGVADMGVHAFIVPIRDMKTHKPLPGVEIHDCGHKVGLNGVDNGALRFRSVRIPRDDLLNRFGDVSRDGKYTSSLPSINKRFAATLGELVGGRVGLAYSSVGVLKIAVIIAVRYSLLRQQFGPPKAPEISILDYQSQQHKLMPMLASTYAFHFATLDLIDKYSEMKKTHDEQLVGDVHALSAVLKSYVTSYTAKSLSICREACGGHGYAAVNRFGSLRNDHDIFQTFEGDNTVLLQQVAGYLLKQYKEKFQGGTLTVTWNYLRESMNSYLSQPNPVTARWEGEDHLRDPKFQLDAFRYRTSRLLQSVAVRLRKHSKTLGSFGAWNRCLNHLLTLAESHIESVILAKFIDAVRSCPDPSSRAALKLLCDLYALDRIWNDIGTYRNVDYVAPNKAKAIHKLTEYLCFQVKNISRELVDAFDLPDYVTRAPIGMQAAEEAYAQYTQFAGF; encoded by the exons ATGGAGTCCCACGAACCGAAAACCTCCAATTCGACGGCGGAAGAAGATGGGTGTTCGAACTGGGATCGTGCTGTTGTCGCCCGGCGCGTGGAGCGGCTCTTCTTGCACCTTAACCCACCGCCGGAGTTTTCCGACGGGGTGGAGCTGGCACGGTGCGCGGGGCGAGCGAAGAGTGATGTGAACACGGAGCAATTGTCCAAGTACATGAGGGGGAAGTACAGGGACGTGCAGCAGAAGGTGTATGATTACTTCAATTCGAGGCCGGAGCTTCAGACGCCGCTGGAGATATCCAAGGACGAGCATCGGGAGCTTTGTATGAGGCAGCTGATGGGGCTGGTCAGAGAGGCTGGGATTAGGCCGTTTAGGTATGTTGTGGAGGAGCCGGCCAAGTATTTCGCGATTCTTGAGGCGGTGGGTAGTGTTGATATGTCGTTGGGGATCAAGATGGGGGTTCAATACAG CCTTTGGGGAGGCTCTGTGCTCAACCTGGGAACCAAAAAGCATAGAGACAAGTACTTTGAAGGTATAGATAACGTGGAGTATCCAGGGTGCTTTGCAATGACGGAACTTCATCATG GTTCCAATGTTCAAGGCCTCCAGACAGTTGCAACTTTTGATCCAATTAAGGATGAATTCATCATTGACACACCAAATGATGGGGCCATTAAATGGTGGATTGGTAATGCTGCTGTTCATGGAAAATTTGCAACAGTTTTTGCAAAGCTGATGTTGCCTACTCATGATACCAAAGGCGTTGCTGATATGGGTGTTCATGCATTCATTGTCCCAATTCGGGATATGAAGACCCACAAACCACTGCCTGGAGTTGAAATACATGATTGTGGCCATAAAGTTGGTCTAAATGGAGTGGATAATGGAGCATTGAGATTCCGGTCAGTAAGAATTCCTCGAGATGATCTTCTTAATAGATTCGGAGATGTCTCGCGAGACGGGAAGTACACAAGCAGCTTGCCTTCTATCAACAAAAGGTTTGCTGCCACACTAGGTGAACTTGTAGGAGGAAGAGTGGGTCTTGCTTATTCTTCCGTTGGTGTCCTGAAGATTGCAGTCATAATAGCTGTCAGATATTCTCTGCTGCGGCAGCAATTTGGTCCTCCGAAGGCACCTGAAATAAGTATACTTGATTACCAATCTCAGCAACATAAGCTCATGCCAATGTTGGCTTCAACTTATGCTTTCCATTTTGCCACGCTGGATTTGATTGATAAATACTCTGAGATGAAGAAGACACATGATGAGCAGTTGGTGGGCGATGTCCACGCACTTTCAGCAGTACTCAAGTCCTATGTTACTTCTTATACAGCAAAGTCACTGAGCATCTGCAGAGAAGCTTGTGGAGGTCATGGATATGCTGCCGTCAACAGATTTGGCAGCTTGAGGAATGACCATGACATCTTCCAGACATTTGAAGGGGACAATACTGTCCTCCTGCAGcag GTAGCAGGTTACCTCTTGAAGCAGTACAAAGAGAAGTTTCAAGGTGGGACGCTCACCGTCACATGGAACTATCTGAGAGAATCCATGAACTCCTACCTATCGCAGCCTAACCCAGTGACAGCTAGATGGGAAGGTGAAGACCATCTACGAGATCCCAAGTTTCAGTTGGACGCCTTCAGG TACCGTACTTCTCGACTGCTTCAAAGTGTGGCTGTTCGACTCCGGAAGCATTCAAAAACTCTGGGGAGCTTTGGTGCTTGGAATAGATGTTTAAATCACCTTCTGACACTTGCAGAATCTCACATAGAATCCGTCATCCTTGCAAAATTCATTGATGCTGTGCGAAG TTGCCCTGATCCTAGCTCTCGTGCTGCCCTGAAACTTCTGTGCGATTTATATGCCTTGGATCGGATTTGGAACGATATTGGAACTTACCGCAATGTGGACTATGTCGCTCCTAACAAAGCTAAG GCGATACATAAGTTGACTGAATACTTGTGTTTCCAAGTGAAGAATATCTCACGGGAACTCGTAGATGCATTTGATCTTCCAGATTATGTCACACGGGCTCCGATAGGGATGCAGGCTGCAGAAGAAGCTTATGCACAATACACTCAGTTCGCTGGCTTCTGA
- the LOC105176478 gene encoding major pollen allergen Lol p 11-like, whose translation MAKFLLVLFALCVVPSIVTARFANDPLLLTGCVYCDTCRCGYETSATKYLAGAVVRVECRKRDSSELTYTKEAVTDSTGHYKILVETDRGDDYCDSVLVKSPDPECSIPNAGRDRARVILTRNNGMNSNARFANALGFLKNTPLASCPQVLQQYQEAED comes from the exons ATGGCGAAATTCTTGCTTGTACTCTTTGCTCTCTGCGTTGTACCCTCCATTGTCACCGCCCGATTCGCCAACGACCCCCTTCTGCTCACCGGTTGTGTCTACTGTGACACTTGCCGCTGCGGCTACGAGACCTCCGCCACCAAGTACCTCGCCG GTGCTGTTGTCAGAGTCGAGTGCAGAAAACGCGACTCCTCCGAACTCACCTACACGAAAGAGGCCGTGACTGACTCAACCGGACACTACAAGATCCTTGTGGAGACCGACCGTGGCGATGACTACTGCGATTCAGTGCTGGTGAAGAGCCCAGACCCCGAATGCAGCATTCCGAACGCAGGCCGTGACCGTGCTCGAGTCATCCTGACCCGCAACAATGGCATGAACTCCAACGCCCGCTTCGCCAATGCCTTGGGATTTCTCAAGAACACGCCTTTGGCTAGCTGCCCCCAGGTCCTCCAACAGTACCAGGAAGCTGAGGATTGA
- the LOC105176479 gene encoding protein UPSTREAM OF FLC — MESSNIEQGGRRKICREMSPDRAKMCMMRPTFKKVQVVYYLSRNGHLEHPHYMEVTHLAHQQLRLKDVMERLAVLRGKGMPSLYSWSCKRSYKNGYVWNDLSENDVIFPSEGAEYVLKGSELVLGCTEKLVQLQFGNVQNQQVAQDPNFHPKRKSLASKRRPQHYETFDNQYHAAEEEQEHEQEHKAIYASCSKGVSTEEIFGQKSTQKNNVVNPTELTLETHSFSSHKSTTSTSTTLSDADDNRNSKRFGDCGDDPVGNEPLLSRNSMLFSLIACGGSGSFRKTLPPPAVEEPCTVGRKSCSGGSLLLKGVVRKAAAERVAVEEDEMMIRYMSENPRFGNLQSEEKEFFSGSIVEAMATEERVGADQPGLKKSSSYNQERSSKAGVGEIANEQVKKEKGVKGKCIPRKKSSSKHSKK, encoded by the exons ATGGAGAGTAGTAATATTGAACAAGGTGGGAGGAGGAAGATATGCAGGGAGATGAGCCCAGATAGGGCTAAAATGTGTATGATGAGACCCACATTCAAGAAAGTTCAAGTGGTCTACTACCTCTCAAGAAATGGCCATCTTGAGCACCCACATTACATGGAAGTCACTCATCTTGCCCATCAACAACTCCGCTTAAAAG ATGTTATGGAGAGGTTAGCAGTCCTGAGAGGCAAAGGCATGCCTTCACTCTACTCCTGGTCCTGCAAAAG GAGCTACAAGAATGGGTATGTGTGGAATGATTTGTCTGAAAATGATGTCATTTTTCCATCAGAAGGAGCTGAGTATGTGCTCAAAGGATCTGAATTAGTTCTCGGTTGCACTg AGAAGCTGGTGCAACTTCAATTTGGCAATGTTCAGAACCAGCAGGTTGCCCAAGACCCAAACTTCCACCCAAAGCGCAAATCCTTAGCTTCAAAACGACGGCCCCAACACTACGAAACCTTCGATAACCAGTACCATGCAGCAGAGGAAGAACAAGAACATGAACAAGAACACAAAGCAATCTACGCAAGCTGCTCAAAGGGTGTCTCAACGGAAGAAATATTCGGACAAAAATCCACACAAAAGAACAACGTTGTTAACCCCACAGAACTCACTCTTGAAACCCATTCCTTCTCATCCCATAAATCAACCACCTCTACCAGCACTACTCTCTCCGACGCCGACGACAACCGAAATTCCAAGAGATTCGGCGACTGCGGCGATGATCCCGTCGGGAACGAGCCGCTCTTGAGCAGAAACTCGATGCTGTTCAGCCTCATTGCCTGCGGTGGTTCCGGGTCGTTCAGGAAGACTCTGCCGCCGCCGGCTGTGGAGGAACCGTGCACGGTGGGTAGGAAGAGCTGCAGCGGGGGCAGTCTTCTGCTTAAAGGGGTGGTTCGCAAGGCGGCGGCCGAGAGGGTGGCGGTGGAGGAGGATGAAATGATGATCAGGTACATGTCGGAGAATCCGAGGTTCGGGAACTTGCAGTCGGAGGAGAAGGAGTTTTTCAGTGGGAGCATCGTGGAGGCGATGGCTACTGAGGAGAGAGTTGGGGCTGATCAGCCTGGATTGAAGAAATCTTCTTCCTATAATCAAGAAAG GAGCAGCAAGGCTGGGGTAGGAGAAATCGCAAATGAACaagtgaagaaagaaaaaggagtgAAAGGGAAATGCATTCCTAGGAAGAAGTCCTCCTCCAAACACTCCAAAAAGTGA